One Pseudomonas sp. MH9.2 DNA segment encodes these proteins:
- a CDS encoding FAD-dependent oxidoreductase, protein MSQIFDVAVIGGGIAGASFAYRVAGQRSLILLERENHVGYHSTGRSAAEFSSQFQSPWVGTLAENSYDFLVNPPTGFTDIDLLIPRGNLIIAASARAPLIESAFRHALSTSPESRMLHPDDALAMVPFLKADYVAAAFYDPLSWDMEVDSLLQGYLRLARQAGAQVQVASPVTSVHREHGVYRLQTPGGEILCRKIVNAAGAWADDFAALAGLERLGIVPYRRTAITVDGPEGMDISAMPGVNEVEEAFYFKPESGRIMVSPADATPSEACDAQPDELDVAYAAHFLSESTTLPVNRITHKWAGLRSFAPDKRQVVGFSPQDADFFWLAGQGGSGILTSPALSAWAAGLFLEGAPPADLCKAGIRPDFFSPARLSTLKQ, encoded by the coding sequence ATGTCTCAGATTTTTGACGTTGCCGTCATCGGTGGCGGAATTGCCGGTGCTTCTTTCGCCTATCGGGTTGCGGGTCAGCGCTCGCTGATCCTGCTCGAACGCGAAAATCATGTCGGCTATCACTCCACTGGCCGCTCGGCTGCGGAGTTTTCCAGTCAGTTCCAAAGTCCATGGGTCGGCACCCTCGCCGAAAACTCCTACGACTTCCTGGTCAACCCCCCAACCGGCTTCACAGATATCGATCTTCTAATCCCGCGCGGCAACCTCATCATTGCGGCGAGCGCGCGGGCGCCTTTGATCGAGTCAGCATTTCGTCACGCCCTGTCTACTTCACCCGAGTCACGCATGTTGCATCCAGACGACGCTTTGGCGATGGTGCCGTTTTTGAAGGCGGACTATGTTGCTGCTGCCTTCTACGATCCGTTGAGTTGGGATATGGAGGTAGACAGCCTGCTGCAAGGCTACCTTCGCCTGGCACGACAAGCCGGGGCGCAGGTGCAGGTCGCAAGCCCGGTCACCTCGGTCCATCGTGAGCACGGTGTCTATCGTCTGCAAACGCCGGGTGGCGAGATACTCTGCCGAAAAATCGTCAATGCGGCGGGCGCCTGGGCGGATGATTTCGCCGCGCTGGCAGGCCTTGAACGGCTGGGCATCGTGCCCTACCGCCGCACGGCAATCACTGTCGATGGGCCTGAAGGCATGGACATTTCCGCCATGCCAGGTGTGAACGAAGTCGAAGAGGCGTTTTACTTCAAACCTGAATCTGGGCGGATCATGGTCTCACCCGCAGATGCAACGCCGAGCGAGGCTTGCGACGCACAGCCCGATGAACTGGACGTCGCCTACGCCGCACACTTTCTGTCAGAGTCGACGACGCTACCCGTCAACCGAATCACTCACAAATGGGCGGGGCTGCGCAGCTTTGCCCCAGACAAACGGCAGGTCGTCGGTTTTAGTCCGCAGGACGCGGATTTCTTCTGGCTGGCAGGCCAAGGCGGTAGTGGAATTCTAACGTCTCCAGCCCTTTCCGCATGGGCTGCCGGCTTGTTTCTGGAGGGTGCGCCGCCAGCCGACCTATGTAAGGCCGGGATACGACCAGACTTCTTTTCACCCGCTCGCCTGTCAACCCTCAAACAATAG
- a CDS encoding diguanylate cyclase domain-containing protein, producing MNTAKLPPETDSAVYKTLLESTKAIPWRIDWKTMTFSYIGPQIEGLLGWTPDSWIGVDDWVARMHPDDRDYVVNFCVSQSRAGVDHEADYRALTKDGGYVWIRDVVHVVRKGSEVEALVGFMFDISERKRTEDHLIRLQKQLEEFSFQDGLTGIANRRMFDRVLEREWSSAQRDQRPLSLIILDIDYFKQYNDHYGHVKGDEALRRVAQTLSQAANRPGDFIARIGGEEFVWLLPETTAEKARDVAEKCLQLIRQQQISHPTSEVSALLTLSLGVGTTTPKHDDTALQFVEKVDGLLYQVKRSGRMGAEYADFSD from the coding sequence ATGAACACCGCCAAACTCCCTCCTGAAACCGATAGTGCTGTTTATAAAACCCTGCTTGAGTCGACCAAGGCAATCCCTTGGCGGATTGACTGGAAAACAATGACGTTCAGCTACATAGGACCGCAGATCGAAGGGCTGCTCGGGTGGACGCCGGACAGCTGGATCGGGGTTGATGACTGGGTTGCGCGCATGCACCCGGATGATCGTGACTATGTGGTTAACTTCTGCGTATCGCAGTCCAGGGCCGGCGTTGATCATGAGGCGGATTATCGAGCATTGACCAAGGATGGCGGCTACGTCTGGATACGCGATGTGGTGCACGTTGTGCGCAAGGGTAGTGAAGTTGAAGCCTTGGTCGGCTTCATGTTTGACATTAGCGAACGCAAGAGGACCGAAGATCATCTGATTCGTCTGCAAAAACAACTTGAAGAATTTTCCTTCCAGGATGGGCTGACCGGGATAGCCAACCGACGCATGTTCGACAGGGTGCTCGAACGCGAGTGGAGCAGTGCACAACGGGATCAACGCCCGCTGTCTTTGATTATTTTGGATATCGATTACTTCAAGCAGTACAACGATCACTACGGGCATGTGAAGGGCGATGAAGCCTTGCGGCGAGTAGCCCAGACCTTGTCGCAGGCAGCGAACCGTCCAGGGGATTTCATTGCGCGTATCGGGGGCGAAGAGTTCGTTTGGTTACTGCCTGAAACCACTGCTGAAAAGGCCAGGGATGTGGCGGAGAAATGCCTGCAACTGATCCGCCAACAGCAGATCAGCCATCCAACGTCCGAAGTTTCAGCACTCTTGACCCTGAGCCTCGGAGTTGGCACCACGACCCCCAAGCATGATGACACTGCGCTGCAATTTGTCGAGAAAGTCGACGGGCTGCTCTATCAAGTCAAGCGTAGCGGCAGGATGGGAGCCGAGTACGCTGACTTCAGTGATTGA
- a CDS encoding NAD(P)-dependent alcohol dehydrogenase, whose protein sequence is MKAIKITLPASLKNLQLVELPDPGKPAAGQIRVRIHACSLNFHDYAVVTGMMPTADGRIPMADGAGVVEAVGEGVSEFKVGDHVVSCFFPHWETGGAVIADFSTTPGDGVDGYAREVVVKPSHWFTLAPAGYSHVQAATLTTAGLTAWRALVVDGGLKAGDSVLVLGTGGVSIFALQIAKAMGATVIATSSSDAKLAKVRELGADHTINYRQQPEWGNEVLKLTGGRGVDHVIEVGGPGTLPQSIIACRIGGHIALIGVLTGWEGPVPTAALMAKQQRLQGLIVGSRQNQRDMVRGLEATGIKPVIDSTFVLTDIGRAFAHEASGAHLGKICLAF, encoded by the coding sequence ATGAAAGCTATCAAGATCACGCTGCCTGCGTCACTGAAAAACCTTCAACTGGTCGAGCTGCCCGATCCTGGAAAACCCGCTGCCGGGCAGATTCGTGTGCGCATTCATGCGTGCTCATTGAATTTTCACGATTACGCGGTAGTGACCGGCATGATGCCAACCGCCGATGGGCGTATCCCTATGGCCGATGGCGCGGGCGTGGTGGAAGCAGTGGGTGAGGGTGTCAGTGAGTTCAAGGTCGGCGACCATGTCGTCTCGTGTTTTTTTCCGCACTGGGAAACCGGCGGTGCCGTGATCGCTGACTTCAGCACGACACCCGGCGATGGCGTGGATGGTTATGCCCGCGAGGTAGTGGTCAAGCCAAGTCACTGGTTCACGCTGGCGCCTGCGGGTTACAGCCATGTGCAAGCCGCCACATTGACCACGGCAGGGCTTACCGCCTGGCGGGCACTTGTCGTCGATGGCGGGCTCAAAGCGGGTGACAGTGTGTTGGTGCTGGGGACCGGAGGCGTGTCGATTTTCGCCTTGCAAATAGCTAAGGCGATGGGCGCGACAGTGATTGCCACCTCGTCATCGGACGCCAAGCTGGCCAAGGTTCGAGAGCTGGGTGCAGACCACACGATCAACTACCGCCAACAGCCCGAGTGGGGCAACGAAGTGCTCAAACTGACCGGCGGCCGAGGAGTTGACCACGTCATCGAAGTCGGCGGTCCGGGCACGCTGCCTCAATCAATAATCGCGTGCCGTATCGGTGGGCATATCGCCCTGATCGGCGTCCTTACAGGATGGGAAGGTCCGGTGCCGACGGCGGCATTGATGGCCAAACAACAACGTCTGCAGGGGTTGATCGTGGGTAGCCGGCAGAACCAGCGGGACATGGTGCGCGGGCTTGAAGCGACGGGCATCAAACCGGTGATCGACAGTACCTTCGTGCTGACTGATATCGGTAGGGCCTTTGCCCATGAAGCGTCGGGTGCTCACCTGGGGAAAATCTGTCTCGCGTTCTAA
- a CDS encoding alkene reductase, producing MKHSTLFSSTELGPYTLKNRVVLPPLTRSRSSQPGNVPNDLMATYYSQRSGAGFMVTEGTQIEPRGQGYAWTPGIHTAEQIEGWRKVTTKVHADGGVIFAQLWHVGRVSHVSLQPDGGAPVAPSAIAAQGVSVFIETGPGTGELSAPSQPRALTREEIAELVSFYAQAAQNAMDAGFDGVEIHSANGYLINQFISRHSNQREDEYGGSLDNRLRFLREVTQAVADRVGKDRVGVRFSPLFQSTDEARVYLGLVEDDPHATYVAAIKVLEDIGIAYLSLAEADWDDAPQLPESFRHAARAAFSGRIIYAGKYTAVRGEKAIGEGWSDLIAFGRPFIANPDLPQRIANGWPLNLADPASLYGGTAMGYTDYPCHGV from the coding sequence TTGAAACACTCGACTCTATTCAGCAGCACCGAACTCGGCCCCTATACCCTGAAAAACCGGGTGGTCCTGCCACCATTGACCCGCTCTCGTAGCTCGCAGCCAGGCAATGTACCGAATGACCTCATGGCGACCTACTATTCCCAGCGCAGTGGTGCGGGCTTCATGGTCACTGAAGGTACCCAGATTGAACCAAGAGGGCAGGGTTACGCCTGGACACCGGGTATCCACACTGCAGAGCAAATCGAGGGCTGGCGCAAGGTGACAACCAAAGTGCACGCCGATGGCGGAGTCATCTTCGCCCAACTCTGGCATGTCGGCAGGGTCTCGCATGTTTCGCTACAACCTGATGGTGGCGCGCCGGTAGCGCCCTCGGCAATTGCCGCACAAGGGGTCAGCGTATTCATCGAAACAGGACCGGGCACGGGTGAGTTAAGCGCGCCGTCCCAGCCACGAGCGCTGACACGCGAAGAGATCGCAGAGCTGGTTTCGTTCTATGCGCAAGCTGCACAGAACGCGATGGATGCGGGCTTTGATGGCGTTGAGATCCACAGCGCCAATGGCTATCTGATCAACCAGTTCATCTCTCGGCACAGCAACCAGCGTGAGGATGAATACGGCGGCAGCCTGGACAACCGCTTGCGCTTTCTCAGGGAAGTGACCCAGGCTGTAGCTGATCGCGTGGGCAAAGATCGTGTGGGGGTGCGTTTCTCGCCCCTGTTTCAAAGCACCGACGAAGCGCGCGTCTACCTCGGGCTGGTTGAAGACGACCCTCATGCAACCTACGTCGCAGCGATCAAGGTACTGGAGGACATCGGTATCGCCTACTTGTCGCTGGCCGAGGCTGACTGGGACGACGCACCGCAGCTGCCGGAGAGTTTTCGTCACGCTGCTCGCGCTGCGTTCAGTGGGCGCATCATCTACGCAGGCAAATACACGGCAGTGCGCGGTGAGAAAGCCATTGGCGAGGGCTGGAGTGATCTGATCGCATTCGGACGCCCCTTCATCGCCAACCCGGATTTGCCGCAACGCATCGCCAACGGCTGGCCACTGAATCTGGCTGATCCCGCCAGTCTTTATGGCGGCACTGCGATGGGGTATACCGACTATCCTTGCCACGGCGTTTAG
- the dusA gene encoding tRNA dihydrouridine(20/20a) synthase DusA: MPLNLATAPPQSFSRRFSVAPMMDWTDHHCRFFLRLLSKNALLYTEMVTTGALLNGDHARFLQHDEAEHPLALQLGGSVPADLAACARMAEAVGYDEVNLNVGCPSDRVQNNLIGAVLMAHPGLVADCVKAMLDAVSIPVTVKHRIGINGRDSYAQLCDFVGQVSEAGCTSFTVHARIAILEGLSPKENRDIPPLRYDIAAQLKADFPDLEIILNGGIKTLEQCREHLQVFDGVMLGREAYHNPYVLAEVDQQLFGSTAPVISRAESLATLRPYIAAHIANGGSMHHITRHVLGLGTGFPGARRFRQLLSVDIHKAKDPLALLDQAAQLLEGR, encoded by the coding sequence ATGCCCCTAAATCTCGCCACGGCACCACCCCAATCCTTCTCCCGCCGCTTCAGCGTTGCGCCGATGATGGATTGGACCGATCACCATTGCCGCTTTTTCCTGCGGCTGTTGTCGAAAAACGCGCTGCTCTACACGGAAATGGTCACGACCGGCGCGCTTCTCAATGGGGATCACGCTCGTTTCCTGCAGCACGATGAAGCAGAGCACCCACTGGCTCTTCAACTGGGCGGGAGCGTTCCTGCCGACTTGGCGGCCTGCGCGCGTATGGCTGAAGCCGTAGGCTATGACGAGGTCAATCTGAATGTGGGCTGTCCGAGTGATCGGGTGCAGAACAATTTGATTGGCGCGGTGTTGATGGCGCATCCGGGGTTGGTGGCGGATTGTGTCAAGGCGATGCTGGATGCAGTGTCGATACCGGTGACGGTGAAGCATCGGATAGGGATCAATGGTCGGGACAGTTACGCGCAGTTGTGTGACTTTGTCGGACAGGTGAGTGAGGCGGGGTGCACGAGTTTTACCGTGCATGCGCGGATTGCGATTCTTGAGGGGTTGTCGCCTAAGGAGAACCGCGATATTCCGCCGCTGCGCTATGACATAGCTGCGCAGTTGAAGGCGGATTTTCCTGACCTGGAAATCATTCTCAACGGAGGGATCAAGACGCTCGAGCAATGCCGTGAACATTTGCAGGTGTTCGATGGCGTGATGTTGGGGCGTGAGGCTTATCACAACCCTTATGTGTTGGCCGAGGTCGATCAGCAGCTATTTGGCAGTACCGCGCCGGTGATTTCCCGGGCGGAGTCGCTGGCGACGTTACGGCCTTATATAGCGGCTCATATTGCCAACGGCGGTTCGATGCATCACATCACTCGGCATGTGCTGGGGCTGGGTACGGGTTTTCCGGGAGCTCGGCGGTTTCGGCAATTGCTGTCGGTCGATATCCATAAGGCGAAAGACCCGCTGGCGTTGCTGGATCAGGCGGCGCAGCTACTCGAAGGTCGGTAG
- a CDS encoding ArsR/SmtB family transcription factor: MSIDISEALKALDNPTRLSILAWLKEPRKNFPEQEVNADEVGVCVSIIQARANLSQSTVSLYLAALQRAQLVTSQRIGPWTYYKRHEQNIEQFQQALKALI, from the coding sequence ATGAGTATTGATATCAGCGAAGCCCTGAAGGCCTTGGACAATCCCACTCGGTTGTCCATTCTTGCGTGGCTCAAAGAGCCCCGTAAAAATTTCCCCGAGCAAGAGGTCAATGCCGATGAGGTTGGCGTTTGCGTGAGCATTATTCAGGCGCGGGCCAACTTGTCGCAATCAACGGTTTCGCTTTACCTCGCCGCGTTGCAAAGGGCTCAACTGGTAACGTCGCAGCGCATTGGCCCGTGGACTTATTACAAGCGCCACGAGCAGAACATCGAACAATTCCAGCAAGCACTTAAAGCGCTTATTTGA
- a CDS encoding M81 family metallopeptidase — MSFKVLTAEFMHESNTFSTRKTGLPEFRRETLMLGEEAVKKRGESNTGLAGALSCAAEFNWDMHHVVSAWSEPSGPVTVEAYEYLTRLIVDASRAQKFDGILLCLHGAMVAEHTDDGDGELLARLRAVVGPDLPIALTLDLHANVTERMCALAQILVSYKTYPHIDLKETACHAGNLLQRTMTGEIKPRTLRIHLPMLEEANGGRTDTGPMVERIAKARAWEAEQPGAFAVSINGAFPEADIAEVGPTVLVTYEGNERLHRAFAQNLADDIWNRRDEVINTYYTVDEVAKIAHAYPRQNGPLIVADYADNPGAGAYGDSTELLRALLAAGVEDACFGPMVDPEVAATLCEKGVGTTVTVTVGGKSDARFGGEPLTVTGRILLVSNGDFIGDGPMIGGLEQSFGPSAVLVVDGIEILVTSAALQMLDLQQFRAFGIDPAAKRVVALKSMQHFRAAFEPIASSVLVCDSGALCTLDYGRLPFSKIPRPIYPLDREMIRTTPPRSGV, encoded by the coding sequence ATGTCATTCAAAGTCCTCACCGCCGAATTCATGCACGAATCGAACACCTTCAGCACCCGTAAGACCGGTCTGCCAGAGTTTCGGCGCGAGACCTTGATGCTGGGCGAGGAAGCTGTGAAGAAACGTGGCGAATCCAATACCGGACTGGCGGGTGCGCTTAGTTGCGCTGCCGAATTCAATTGGGACATGCACCATGTCGTCAGCGCCTGGAGCGAGCCCTCAGGCCCGGTAACAGTCGAGGCTTATGAATACCTGACGAGGTTGATTGTCGACGCCTCCAGGGCGCAAAAATTCGACGGTATTCTGTTGTGCCTGCATGGCGCCATGGTTGCCGAACATACCGACGATGGCGACGGTGAGCTTCTGGCGCGATTGCGCGCAGTGGTCGGCCCTGATCTACCTATTGCTCTTACACTGGACCTGCACGCCAATGTGACCGAACGCATGTGCGCATTGGCGCAAATTCTTGTTTCCTACAAGACTTATCCGCATATCGACCTTAAGGAGACCGCCTGCCACGCTGGAAACCTGCTGCAGCGAACCATGACGGGCGAAATCAAGCCGCGTACTCTGCGTATTCATCTGCCAATGCTCGAAGAGGCCAATGGCGGGCGTACTGACACGGGACCGATGGTCGAGCGCATCGCCAAGGCCCGAGCCTGGGAAGCAGAACAGCCTGGGGCGTTCGCAGTCAGCATAAACGGCGCATTTCCAGAAGCCGATATTGCCGAAGTCGGGCCTACCGTGCTCGTCACCTATGAAGGCAATGAGCGCCTGCATCGCGCCTTTGCCCAAAACCTGGCAGACGACATCTGGAACCGCCGCGACGAAGTGATCAATACCTATTACACCGTGGACGAAGTGGCGAAGATCGCCCACGCTTACCCCCGTCAAAACGGTCCATTGATTGTCGCTGACTATGCCGACAATCCGGGAGCGGGTGCTTATGGCGACTCCACTGAGCTGCTGCGTGCCCTGCTGGCTGCCGGGGTAGAGGACGCCTGCTTCGGCCCGATGGTCGATCCAGAGGTCGCCGCGACTCTGTGCGAAAAGGGTGTAGGAACCACGGTCACGGTAACAGTCGGAGGAAAGAGCGATGCCCGTTTCGGCGGCGAACCGCTGACCGTGACCGGACGTATCCTGCTGGTTAGCAATGGTGATTTCATCGGCGATGGACCGATGATCGGCGGCCTGGAACAGAGCTTCGGACCGAGCGCGGTGCTGGTGGTCGACGGCATCGAAATCCTGGTCACCAGTGCTGCATTGCAAATGCTGGATCTCCAGCAATTTCGCGCCTTTGGCATCGACCCGGCAGCAAAGCGTGTCGTCGCGCTGAAGTCGATGCAGCATTTCCGAGCCGCTTTTGAGCCGATTGCCAGCAGCGTGCTGGTCTGCGACAGCGGTGCACTCTGCACATTGGATTATGGACGCCTGCCCTTCAGCAAAATACCGCGTCCGATCTACCCGCTAGACCGCGAAATGATCCGCACTACACCACCGCGCTCCGGAGTTTAA
- a CDS encoding ABC transporter ATP-binding protein, translated as MLLTIENLKIGFGPFEPLSGVDLDLDKGEILGLVGESGSGKSMTAMSIMGLLPLMGGRVKAGSIRFDGTELTTLDERSYRALRGGRIALITQNPMTSLDPVVRVGRQIDQVAQLHLHLDRKEAKARSVELMERMRIPDPALAYDLFPHQLSGGMRQRIVIAMALAGDPELLIADEPTTALDVTVQAQIIQLLVQLVRERGLGLVLITHDMGVVAQTCDRVAVMYCGQVIEYGSVTTIFDHPRHPYTGALIGCIPRPGMLPGTLTGIPGVVPSAGNMPNGCRFNTRCNRVMDVCRQSMPTPMNEAGRSVSCFLHTAGQLP; from the coding sequence ATGCTATTGACCATTGAAAATCTGAAAATTGGTTTCGGTCCGTTCGAACCGCTGTCTGGAGTAGACCTGGACCTCGACAAAGGTGAGATTCTTGGGCTCGTCGGTGAATCCGGCTCTGGCAAATCGATGACTGCGATGAGCATCATGGGGCTATTGCCACTGATGGGGGGACGGGTCAAGGCCGGCAGTATCCGGTTTGATGGCACGGAACTCACTACCCTGGACGAACGTAGCTATCGCGCATTGCGTGGCGGGCGGATCGCCCTCATCACGCAAAACCCCATGACTTCACTAGACCCCGTGGTTCGCGTCGGCAGGCAAATCGACCAAGTGGCGCAACTGCATCTGCACCTCGACCGTAAAGAAGCCAAAGCCCGATCGGTCGAGTTGATGGAGCGCATGCGCATCCCGGACCCGGCGCTTGCCTACGATTTGTTTCCACACCAACTGTCTGGCGGAATGCGCCAGAGAATCGTAATCGCCATGGCCTTGGCCGGTGATCCAGAGCTGCTGATCGCCGATGAGCCGACCACCGCGCTGGATGTGACCGTCCAGGCCCAGATCATCCAGCTTCTGGTCCAGCTCGTTCGCGAACGCGGCCTTGGGCTGGTGTTGATCACCCACGACATGGGAGTCGTGGCGCAAACCTGCGACCGGGTCGCCGTGATGTACTGCGGGCAAGTGATCGAATACGGCTCGGTGACGACCATTTTCGATCACCCGCGACACCCTTACACCGGCGCGTTGATCGGCTGTATTCCTCGGCCAGGCATGCTGCCTGGAACCCTGACGGGAATCCCTGGCGTGGTGCCTTCGGCCGGCAACATGCCTAATGGTTGCCGCTTTAATACCCGCTGTAACAGGGTTATGGATGTATGTCGCCAATCAATGCCCACACCCATGAATGAGGCCGGACGCAGCGTCTCTTGCTTCCTGCACACCGCAGGACAGTTGCCATGA
- a CDS encoding oligopeptide/dipeptide ABC transporter ATP-binding protein, translating to MKPILSVRGLGRTFTSGGGILKPRRHFRAVSDVSFDVQRGEILGVVGESGCGKSTLARLIMRLLTPTCGEVLFDGTDIASLTVRALRPLRRQFQMVFQDPYSSIDPRQKVRDTLLEPFQVQGIHLSSAQASAKVDALLTMVALPLHLAGSYQHQMSGGQKQRVGIARALALDPSLIVLDESTASLDVSIQAQVIRLLQDLRDRLDLTYMFISHDLALVQYFCDRTLVMYLGRVVEVLPRGATPIHPYTKALMASVLVPDPHQRHEIVRITGEIPSGYDVPLGCAFAGRCPKVQPRCRESLPILRTQTGDHAVACHVHESTFLAPEL from the coding sequence ATGAAGCCGATCCTCTCAGTACGCGGTCTCGGACGAACCTTTACCAGCGGCGGAGGCATTCTCAAGCCCCGACGTCACTTTCGCGCCGTCAGCGATGTCTCGTTCGACGTGCAACGCGGGGAAATCCTGGGCGTCGTCGGCGAGTCCGGTTGTGGAAAGTCGACCCTTGCCCGCCTCATCATGCGACTTTTGACGCCCACCTGCGGCGAAGTGCTGTTTGACGGCACGGATATCGCCAGCCTTACGGTACGGGCCTTACGGCCACTGCGGCGTCAATTCCAGATGGTTTTCCAGGACCCTTATTCCTCGATCGACCCACGCCAGAAAGTGCGCGATACGTTGCTTGAACCGTTTCAGGTGCAGGGCATCCACCTGTCGTCTGCACAGGCCAGCGCCAAAGTCGATGCGCTCTTGACGATGGTCGCCCTGCCGCTGCACCTGGCTGGCAGCTATCAACATCAGATGTCCGGTGGACAGAAGCAACGGGTAGGCATCGCCCGGGCGCTGGCGCTCGATCCATCGCTGATCGTGCTCGATGAGTCGACAGCCTCCCTTGACGTGTCGATCCAGGCGCAAGTGATCCGTCTACTGCAGGATCTGCGCGATCGACTCGATCTCACCTACATGTTCATTTCCCATGACCTGGCGCTGGTGCAGTATTTCTGCGATCGCACCCTGGTGATGTACCTCGGCCGCGTGGTCGAGGTCCTCCCTCGGGGCGCCACACCGATCCACCCCTATACCAAGGCGCTGATGGCCAGCGTTCTGGTTCCCGACCCGCACCAGCGACACGAGATCGTGCGGATCACCGGCGAAATCCCGAGTGGCTACGATGTACCACTCGGTTGCGCCTTTGCTGGGCGCTGTCCAAAAGTACAACCGCGTTGCCGAGAAAGCCTGCCCATCCTTCGAACCCAGACTGGCGACCATGCCGTGGCGTGCCACGTTCATGAATCGACTTTCCTTGCCCCGGAGCTCTAA
- the tal gene encoding transaldolase — protein MTSKLDQLKQMTTVVADTGDFDAIARLKPVDATTNPSLLLKAASSSNNAELLADAFSGSKNDIGLACDRFAVAIGQKILNVVPGRVSTEVDSRLSFDTDAMINRAERLVGLYDDAGIGRDRILIKLASTWEGIRAAEKLERDGIQTNLTLLFSFAQAIACAEAGVFLISPFVGRIYDWYKKSAGRDFFGAEDPGVQSVTRIYNYYKSNDYKTVVMGASFRNLSQIELLAGCDRLTISPDLLEQLSNDNGKLERKLAPGNAGEKRQSLSENQFRWASNEDAMATEKLAEGIRQFARDQEKLEALLAAKA, from the coding sequence ATGACTTCCAAGCTGGATCAACTCAAGCAAATGACTACTGTGGTCGCTGATACTGGCGATTTTGATGCCATCGCCCGCCTCAAGCCGGTGGATGCGACGACCAACCCTTCCCTGCTGCTCAAGGCCGCGTCCAGTTCGAACAACGCCGAACTGCTCGCCGATGCGTTTAGCGGTAGCAAAAACGATATTGGACTCGCTTGCGACCGGTTTGCCGTCGCGATCGGGCAAAAAATTCTCAACGTGGTACCTGGCCGCGTTTCCACTGAAGTGGACTCCCGGTTGTCATTCGACACTGATGCCATGATCAATCGCGCCGAGCGTCTGGTTGGCCTTTACGATGATGCCGGCATTGGCCGCGACCGGATACTGATCAAACTGGCGTCGACCTGGGAAGGCATTCGTGCCGCCGAGAAGCTCGAACGCGATGGCATTCAGACCAACCTCACGCTGCTGTTCTCGTTTGCTCAAGCAATTGCCTGCGCCGAGGCTGGCGTGTTCTTGATTTCGCCGTTCGTAGGGCGGATTTACGACTGGTACAAAAAATCGGCTGGTCGTGATTTTTTTGGCGCTGAAGACCCAGGCGTGCAATCGGTCACCCGGATCTACAACTACTACAAGTCCAATGACTACAAGACCGTGGTCATGGGCGCGAGCTTCCGCAACCTCAGCCAGATCGAGCTACTGGCCGGGTGTGATCGTCTGACCATCAGCCCGGACTTGCTGGAGCAGCTGTCGAATGACAACGGTAAGCTGGAGCGAAAACTGGCACCGGGCAATGCCGGTGAGAAACGTCAGAGCTTGAGCGAGAACCAGTTCCGCTGGGCCTCGAACGAAGATGCGATGGCCACCGAAAAACTGGCAGAAGGCATTCGTCAGTTCGCACGGGATCAGGAAAAACTCGAAGCATTACTCGCCGCCAAGGCCTGA